The Deltaproteobacteria bacterium genome includes a region encoding these proteins:
- a CDS encoding tripartite tricarboxylate transporter permease yields VATIGMDVKSGIPRFDFDYDYLWDGISLIIVALGLFGIPEIIDLASRKTSIAEHEELGSGFLDGIKDVFRHWWLMVRSSAIGAWVGFLPGLGSSVADWFAYAHAVQTERNTENFGKGDIRGVIAPEASNNAKEGGGYIPTLAFGIPGSTSTALILTAFVAVGIKPGPDMLTTQLDLTFAVIWTLVIGNVLAVALCGLLAKPMARACFMPFHSIVPLVAVFVFIGAFAANFSVNDLRALLVFSLLGFMMRRHGWPRPPLLLGVVLGTKMETYLWLSYTRYGFEWLLRPAVIILLLLVAASLCYPMLKARRERQQRAAGPGENKT; encoded by the coding sequence CGTCGCCACCATCGGCATGGACGTCAAATCGGGCATACCGCGCTTCGACTTCGACTACGACTATCTCTGGGACGGCATCAGCCTCATCATCGTCGCCCTGGGCCTGTTCGGCATACCCGAGATCATCGACCTGGCGAGCCGCAAGACCAGCATCGCCGAGCACGAAGAGCTCGGCAGCGGATTTCTCGACGGGATCAAGGACGTCTTCCGCCATTGGTGGCTGATGGTGCGCTCGTCCGCCATCGGCGCGTGGGTGGGGTTCCTGCCGGGCCTGGGGAGCTCGGTGGCGGACTGGTTCGCCTATGCCCACGCCGTGCAGACCGAGAGGAACACCGAGAACTTCGGCAAGGGCGACATCCGCGGGGTGATCGCACCGGAGGCCTCCAACAACGCCAAGGAAGGCGGCGGCTACATCCCCACCCTGGCCTTCGGCATCCCTGGAAGCACCTCCACGGCGCTGATCCTCACCGCCTTCGTGGCGGTGGGCATCAAGCCAGGACCGGACATGCTGACCACCCAGCTCGACCTCACTTTCGCGGTGATCTGGACGCTGGTGATCGGCAACGTCCTCGCCGTGGCGCTGTGCGGGCTCCTCGCCAAGCCCATGGCCCGGGCCTGCTTCATGCCGTTCCACAGCATCGTGCCGCTGGTGGCGGTGTTCGTCTTTATCGGCGCCTTCGCCGCCAACTTCAGCGTCAACGACCTGCGGGCGTTGCTGGTGTTCTCGCTGCTGGGCTTCATGATGCGGCGACACGGCTGGCCGCGGCCGCCGCTGCTGCTGGGGGTGGTGCTCGGCACCAAGATGGAAACCTACCTGTGGCTTTCCTACACCCGCTACGGATTCGAATGGCTGTTGCGCCCGGCGGTGATCATCCTGCTGCT